A single genomic interval of Spinacia oleracea cultivar Varoflay chromosome 6, BTI_SOV_V1, whole genome shotgun sequence harbors:
- the LOC130463423 gene encoding uncharacterized protein, whose product MGDNCLLAHEVLTYVKRRKKGLRRFAILKIDMNKAYDRVNWHFIGWLLDHMEFPAVWRHWIMQCVSTVSYSILVNGEPTEVFKPKCGLRQGDPISPYLFILVMEVLSRMILQLEEQKRVQGIRITKHSPSISHLFFADDSLFCFQANTSACRNIRNTIDLFCKVSGEAINFDKSNVIFSPNTPSNIKNELKQILGTPCTDSLGRYLGCNIEVDGRSSHAFDPLVEKVQKKISSWKHLSLSPAGRLLLINGILASLCSNVLAVFLVPKLISKKINSLLMWYWWRTSSMHRGICWVNRAKLEVPKGMGGIGLRNIVMFNQALLVKQAIRIYQNPDSLIAKVYRKAYGMSPLEAGLTGKSSAKATWAYKGMSRCVSAAKTGFSKIIYSGDTFMAKERWLASGTPQLRQGIPYDRLNTTVNSLFKQGTREWDAARIWSTFKKETAHEILSIHIPNEEKQDQFLWVGNGHDKMSSKAIYASLLRENNENHCDYSSSKFYKLLWHSCLLPKWKIFVWKLINKALPLRPRMIRRGIMVDDRCLFCCKDVETEDHLFRDCEIVRRVWCASSLGIKINGAANIRCGDWVKNFLVYLWKGNKDGRHGDIEFVAVLWAIWVTRNNLVFRGGEVDPTGVMWIIENQKSMAWAAIDGIKKGMSNGGDVAQESSSLKTDGVLLKGSINDCIIHMQVDGAWKKVRKKFDPEAAIGWVIERDGSVLAEDASPVRCNSALKAEALALLGGIQHANNRGWWDLNIMTESAILVAALRNFPNSPFEVAAECADIIRIALGMRNVYIKKCSRNRVSRAHYLATMARKNGS is encoded by the coding sequence AAGCCAAAGTGTGGACTACGACAGGGAGACCCTATATCTCCATACCTTTTCATTTTAGTCATGGAAGTCCTGTCACGGATGATTCTACAACTTGAAGAGCAGAAGAGAGTGCAGGGCATTAGAATCACTAAACATTCTCCCTCTATTTCTCATTTATTTTTTGCTGATGATTCCTTGTTTTGCTTTCAAGCTAACACTTCAGCATGCAGGAACATAAGAAACACAATTGATTTGTTTTGCAAAGTCTCAGGAGAAGCAATTAACTTTGACAAATCCAACGTGATTTTTAGTCCGAATACGCCAAGCAATATTAAAAACGAGTTAAAGCAGATTCTTGGAACTCCATGCACAGATTCACTAGGGAGATATTTAGGCTGCAATATTGAGGTGGATGGAAGATCATCCCACGCTTTTGATCCCTTGGTTGAGAAGGTCCAAAAAAAGATCTCTTCCTGGAAGCACCTATCCCTCTCTCCTGCAGGTAGACTCCTTCTAATAAATGGCATTTTAGCTTCTTTGTGCTCAAATGTTCTTGCAGTATTTCTGGTGCCAAAGTTAATCTCCAAAAAAATAAACTCCCTGTTAATGTGGTACTGGTGGAGGACAAGTTCGATGCACAGGGGTATTTGTTGGGTGAATCGAGCGAAATTGGAAGTGCCCAAGGGTATGGGGGGGATAGGGCTTCGTAATATTGTGATGTTTAATCAAGCCCTATTGGTGAAGCAGGCAATCCGTATTTATCAAAACCCAGACTCACTCATCGCAAAAGTCTATAGAAAGGCTTATGGTATGTCACCATTGGAAGCTGGCTTAACAGGGAAATCTAGTGCCAAAGCCACTTGGGCTTATAAGGGTATGAGCAGATGTGTCTCTGCGGCAAAGACAGGATTTAGTAAGATTATTTATAGTGGTGATACATTTATGGCGAAGGAAAGATGGCTAGCCTCAGGCACACCTCAACTGAGACAAGGCATACCGTATGACAGACTCAATACCACTGTGAACAGTCTGTTTAAACAAGGAACTAGAGAGTGGGATGCTGCAAGGATTTGGAGcacatttaaaaaagaaacggCCCATGAGATTCTAAGTATCCATATCCCAAATGAAGAAAAACAAGATCAGTTTCTCTGGGTTGGAAATGGCCATGATAAGATGTCTTCAAAAGCAATCTACGCAAGCCTGCTGAGGGAAAATAATGAAAATCATTGTGATTATTCCAGCTCCAAATTTTATAAGTTACTGTGGCATAGTTGTCTACTACCCAAATGGAAGATTTTTGTGTGGAAGTTGATTAACAAGGCTCTTCCTTTGCGCCCCAGAATGATTAGAAGAGGCATAATGGTGGATGATAGGTGCCTTTTTTGTTGTAAAGATGTAGAAACAGAAGACCATTTGTTTCGAGATTGTGAAATAGTACGAAGAGTTTGGTGCGCCAGCAGCTTGGGAATCAAGATAAATGGAGCTGCCAATATTAGGTGTGGGGATTGGGTGAAGAATTTCTTGGTATACTTGTGGAAAGGCAATAAGGATGGAAGGCATGGCGACATAGAGTTTGTGGCGGTCTTATGGGCAATTTGGGTGACCCGAAATAATTTAGTTTTTAGAGGTGGTGAAGTAGACCCAACAGGTGTTATGTGGATaattgaaaaccaaaaaagtaTGGCATGGGCAGCCATAGACGGGATCAAGAAAGGCATGAGCAATGGAGGAGATGTTGCGCAGGAGAGCTCCAGTTTAAAGACTGATGGTGTTTTGCTTAAAGGGAGCATCAACGATTGCATTATTCATATGCAAGTGGATGGAGCATGGAAAAAGGTGCGTAAAAAATTCGACCCTGAGGCAGCTATTGGTTGGGTTATAGAACGAGATGGGTCTGTTTTAGCAGAAGACGCTTCCCCTGTTAGATGTAATAGTGCTCTGAAGGCGGAAGCTCTTGCTTTGCTTGGTGGGATTCAGCACGCTAACAACCGAGGATGGTGGGATCTGAATATTATGACAGAGAGTGCAATTCTGGTAGCGGCTTTACGTAACTTTCCAAACAGTCCTTTTGAAGTTGCGGCTGAATGTGCTGATATTATTAGAATTGCTCTAGGAATGAGGAATGTCTATATTAAGAAGTGTAGTAGGAATAGGGTTAGCAGGGCTCATTATCTTGCTACTATGGCAAGGAAAAATGGGTCTTAG